TTCGGTCGGGTTGCCGCCGAACGGAGTGGTCGTGCCGGCGATGCGACCGTCATCGTAATCGGAGTTGATGTAGTCAACACCACCGAAGAACGAGAGCATCTGCGAGAGGTCGTATTCACCGCTGACACCGATGCGAAGGGTCGCCTTGGCATCATACTCGGTGAGAGCAGAAACCGGAACACCACCCACGAAGCCAGCGGAGGTCACCACGGTGTCGTAGTCTTCAATGCCGTAGCGGAGGAAGGAACGAACGCGGAATTGCTCGTTGACGTTCGTGTTGAAGGTCACTTCTGCATACGGATCGGTCGAGTCACCATCGCTCACTCCGTCCATCTGGCGGAACTGAGCACCCACGCGGGCGATCATGATGGTGTTCGGGCTGAAGCGATGCTCGGCACCCACCAGCACGTAGTGGTTCTCGGAGTCGGAAGCGTAGCCGTTACCGCTGACTTCAGAGTAGCGGTATTCTGCGGTTGCCACGGTCTGCGGAGAGACCTGATAGCGGAACTGATTGTAAACCGTCCACGTGTCGCGGTCCGAGTTCGGGACGTTCGAGTCGTAGTCGAGACCGCTCAGCGTGAAGCCGGTGTAGGTCGCGAGGCGCTCGGTCCAGCGGTAACCGACGGCGTTGTCGGTCTGCCAGTAGAGATACTCACCCACCTGACGGGAGGTGGAGTAGCCGTAGGAGTAGTCCGGCTCCAGCTCGTAGGAGATGAAGTTACGGCTCGAGAAACGCAGGCGCTCGCTGACGCGGTGCGTGAAGTTCACGCCGGCACGGGCTTGGCCGTAGAGGTCTTCCGAACCGAGAGCCTCAGGCTCGTCGAAGTAGTAGATGGCGCCGACGCGGGCATACACATCCCAAGTCGTCTGCGGGGTGATGGAAACGAAGGACAGACCAACGTAGGGGTTGATGCTGAGGGCTTCGTCATCAGCACCTGGACCCACGGCGGTCGGATTGACATTGTCGTCGTAGGTCAGGTTGGCACCCACCGTCCACTTAAGAGGAAGGCTCTCTTGAGCCTCGTCCTGAGTGTAGTAGAGGCTGGCATTGGCAGCACCAATGGCCGTAACCGCGGCGAGAGAGGAAAGCAAACTGCGTTTCATGAAGGAAGAGGGAAGCTAAGATTTAAAGCTATACGGAGTAGCAGCGGCCGCTTTTCAGTTAGCGAACACTTCCGGCTGCTGGACCGGGCGATCGATCGGCGTGCCAATCGGAGGAACGATCACCGGAGGGATCACCGGAGGCAGACCAGGAGGAAGGGCCGGAGCACCACCAGGAGTCGGGCCGACAGGGCCTTGACCCGGGAAGTCGAGCGGATTCCAAGCAGGCTTCACTTCCACCTGCGGATTCTTGCCACCCTTCGAGCTGTAGCCGGACTCGCCCTTGTTGGGCTCAAGGCGGCTGATCACACCTTGCACGTCAGCCAGAGCCTCAGGGGCCACTGCGACGGCGCACTGGGAGATCAAGCGCATTTTGTCAGGAGCCGAAGTAGCGGCGGTCTCGACAATGGCAGCAACAGTCTTGCTGTCAGCCTTGGAAGCTTGGATCGCAGCCTTCACCACGTCGCAAGCGCAGTCCGGATTAGCGGACACTTCTTTCTCGACGATTTCGAGAACGGTTGCGGGCTTGGCGGCAACGGCATGCTTCACGGAAACGGAGAGCTTCAGGCAATCCACCTCGGCCATCGTGGCGGCGGGGAGCATGCCCAGAGCGGCTGCCACTAGCGCAAATCGGAACGTGGTTTTCATGTTTGGGAATTTGAGTCGGGATCGTCGTGTCCTGGCAAGATCGAAAATAAGCGGGTAGTGGGAATCGAACCCACATAGCTAGCTTGGAAGGCTAGAGCTTTACCACTAAGCTATACCCGCGAAGTCGGGCGAAAGCTAACAGGCGTTGGGAAAGACCCGCAAGCTCTTTTTACGCGATTTCACGGACTTTTCAGGTATCCCCCCTAATCACGGAGGGTCTGAAAATTCATCATTTTGCATTGCATTGAAAGCCAATGCGAGATAGCTCCCCGCCGTCTCTCCGACAGGCGGGTGTAGTTCAATGGTAGAACGCGAGCTTCCCAAGCTTGAGGCGTGGGTTCGATTCCCATCACCCGTACCAACCCGCGTCAGCGGCTGACGTGGGCATTGCCCCTCTCGTGGAACCGCCACGGGAGCTCCCTCGCTCGCGAAATTCCGATCCTCTCCCCTTCGACCACTCCCAGGTTGCTGCCTCGGAAAATTCCGGTTTCTGGCCCGTCCAGAAATGCCGTGCCGTGGTTTGCGCCCGTAATTCCAAGCGATTTTGTGAGCTTGCCTGGCCCCGAACATAGATGGCGCGGGTCCATCCTGCCGCGCCTCTCCATCATGGTCTCTATCCCGCAGACAGGTTCCAAGGCGCGGAAAAGCACGAAGCCGGCGCCCCCGGGGCCTTTGACCAAGATGTTGAAGAGCCAGTGCACGCCGTAGTTGAGGTACACATAAGCAGTCCCCACGGCATGCTCTTCAACAAAGCGCCTGGCACCGGGCCGGAAAAAGGTATGGCATGCGGGATCCCCCTCCGCGGTATAGGCCTCCGTTTCCACAATCCGGCCGGAGCAGCCTTTCCATTGGAACAGGCAGCCGATGAGTTCCCGTGAGCAAGTAACGGGGTGGCGCTCGAAAAATGGGGCAGTCAGACGCTCCATGGGAATCCCGGAACCTCGGGGCCTCCACTCTTGCGAGCAAGGCCAAGGTAGCAGAAAAAATCCCATGACCCGCAGCACCACCATGCCCTAACTTGGGCCTTCTGTGGATTGGCTGCCGGGTTGATCGCACCTAGGACAATCCGTTTCTGCCTCGATCTCTTCGTGGCTCACACTCCGCCCGCACAAACGGCGCGGAAGATCCTGAATGAATATGCCACGGACTCCCCGCCCCAGTTCATCCTCGGATTCGTTCCCTTCATCGCTCTCGCGATAATCTGTATCATGATGCGCAGGCTTCCTCCAGCGCGCTTGGCCTGGCTCTCACTTGGAGGCCTGCTCGGGGTCCTCGGGCTGACAGTCTTTCTCTATACCGTTTTCTGGTTCCCCTACTACTCCCCGGGAGCAACCCCGGACGCCAACGCGCCGATCGCCCTTATCTTTTTCCCCTTCTATTGCATCTGCGGGATGGCGGGCGGCATGTCGCTAGGCTGGCTGGGGTCCCGAGTCCTGCCGAGACCTCCCGGACTGCCGGCTACAGACCTGTCGGGCGATCAATGAACGCGGTGGCGAGCCCGAAAACGCGACTCAGCCGTTCGGCGAGCGCCTTCACCCCAAAGGTCTCCGTGGCGTAATGCCCCGCGTAGAGAAGGTTTACGCCCAGCTCTTCCGCCAAGGGATAGCTCCAATGCGGACCTTCGCCGGTGATGAAAGTATCAATCCCCTCCCGCGTGCAGATCGCAATCTCCGAACCCGCGCCACCCGTGACGACCCCTATCTTTCTAATGTCTTCCGGTCCACCCGGGGATAGATGAACGGGACCACCTACGGAGGCCACCACCCTTCTCACAAGCTCGTCCCTAGAAATCACCGTCTCTACCGTCAGGCCCACCTTGAGCCCCTTGTAATCCATGAAGCTGCCGCTCGGCTCGAAGCCAAGGGCGCTCATGAGAAGGGCGTTGTTTCCCAGCACGGGGTGAACGTCCAAAGGAAGATGAGCCGAATAGATGGCAAGGCCGCCATCCATGGCAGTCTTGATCTTCTTATAGAATGCACGGGTCAGCGGCTGCGTGCCCTGCCAGAACATCCCGTGATGAACGACGAGCAGATCCGCGCCCTCGGCTACGGCAGCTTGGACCACGGAGAGCGAGGCATCCACGGCCGCAGCGACCTTGGTGACCGTGCCGCCATTCTCAAGCTGCAGGCCATTGACCGCGCCGGAGTAGTCGGGAATGTCCCCGATTCTCAATTCTTCATCCAGATACGTGACGATCTCCTGCAGGCTGACCATACTGGAAACTGAAACGGGAAGCGCGATTTAGCCAATGCCTTATCGGGCATTTCCTGCGAAGGCGGCAAGATCCGCTGGTAGTTGCGATCGCCATTCGATCCGCTTTCCCTCCCACTCCACCGCCAGCAGGCAGGCATGCAGGGCATGACGCGGCAAGATCAGGCGGGCCGCGGAGACATCGGACAAGCCGCCTGAGATCTGCTCCAGATAGGGGCTTCCGTCAGTTCCATAAATCTTGTCGCCCACCAAGGGGTATCCGGCGTGCTCGAGATGGACACGGATCTGATGCATCCGCCCGGTTTCCGGGAAACAGCGCAGCACCGCGAATTGGCCAAGGGCATTGGAGAAACGCCCCTCGACCCGGAATGCCGTCACGCAATCCCGTCCGCTTGGATCGACCACCTGCCGTAGCCAGATGGCCCCACCGCCTCTGATAATCGAAGCTTCCACCCGGAGTTCGTCCCATTCCGGCCAGCCGTGGACGATCGCGAGATATTCCTTCTGCACCATCCTATCCTGGAACTGGAAGGAGAAGTGGCGGGCCGCCGTGGCATTCTTCGCCACCAGCACGAGCCCGCTGGTTTCGCGGTCCAAGCGGGTCAGGATCGAAAGCCGAGCGCCATTCGCCCGCTCATAGATGAGCAGTTCTTCCAGGCCGCCCAGCAGGGTCGGCTCGACCTTGCCATTTGCAGGATGGACGGCGAGGGGCGCGGGCTTCTCGACGACGATCCAGTCATCCGATTCGTCGATCACCTTGAAGTCGCACTCTGCCCGCACGGCGTTGGAGTAGCAGGCAGCAGCCGGGCGGTAGCGAGGGAAAAGACGCTGGGAGCTAGCGTTTTATCGACGGTTTGCCCTTGCCAAGCTGCTACCTGCTACCCGCTACTTCCCCTCCATGTCCGCCGACGCGCAGCACACCCTTGCCACCGCCGCCACCCTTGAAGGGACCTCTCTCCACACCGGGGCCAAGGTCACCCTGACCCTGAAGCCCGCTCCCGCCGACCATGGCTTCAAGTTCCGCCGCGTCGATCTGCCGGACCAGCCTTTCATCGATGCCGATGCCGACAAGGTTCAGACCGTCGAACGCGCGACCACCATCGCCGAGGGCTCGGTCAAAGTGCACACGGTCGAGCATGTCCTCTCCGCCCTCACCGGCATGGGCATCGACAATGCGATCATCGAGATGGACGCGAACGAGCCGCCGATCGGTGATGGTTCGGCCCGTCCTTTCGTCGAGCTGATCAAGAAGGCCGGCATCGCCAAGCAGGATGCCCTGCGGAAAGTCTGGGAAATCCGCGAGCCGATCCATCAGGAAAGCGGCGATGGCACCCTGATCACCATCGTACCGAGCAAGACCTTCCGCGTGTCCGTCACGAATGTCGGTCCGGACGGTCGCTTCACCCAGTATTTCTCCTCCGAGGTCAATCCCGAGACCTACGAGAAGGAAATCGCTCCGGCGCGCACCTTTGTTTACTACGAGGATGTGAAGCCCCTGCTCGACAAAGGCCTCATCAAGGGCGGCTCGCTCGAAAGCGCGATCGTCATCCGTGGCGAGCAGGTCATGACCAAGGAGCCGCTGCGCTTCACGAATGAATTCGCCCGCCACAAGGCGCTCGATGTGATCGGCGACCTGATCCTGAGCGGCAAGCGCATCCTCGGCCACGTCATCGCCGTGAAACCGGGCCACGGTCCGAACTCGAAACTCGCCGCGACGCTCAAGCGCGAATACAACCGCGTGCGCTCGCTCGCCGCACCCTTCCAGCTTCCCACCGGCGAGACCGTCCTGGACATCAATGACGTCCTCAAGATCCTGCCGCACCGCTATCCTTTCCTGATGGTGGACCGCATCATCGACATGGTAGGCGACTCGAAGTGCACCGGCGTGAAGAACGTCACCATCAACGAGCCTTACTTCATCGGTCACTTCCCAGGCCACCCGATCATGCCGGGCGTGCTGCAGCTCGAAGCGATGGCGCAGGTCTCCAGCGTGCTGATGCTCCGCAAGCCGGAGAACGCTGGAAAGATCGGCTATTTCATGAGCGCCGACGATGTGAAGTGGCGCCGCCCGGTACTGCCCGGCGACACGCTCTACATCGAAGCGGAAGTCATGAAGATCCGCGGCTCCATCGGCCAGACCAAGTGCCGCTGCCTTGTCGGTGGCGAAGTGGCCTCCGAGGCGGAACTGAAGTTCGCCCTAGTGCAGCAGTAATCGAGCAGCGGGACATCTTAGAAGAGGCACTGGAGAGATCCCGTGCCTCTTTTCATATACGGAATACTCCCATCCGCCGGTCCACCGACTTACTTGGCGCATCCGGTAGCGCCCTAGCATCCGGATGATGGATATCCGCGAGCTTGGTCGCCCCGCATTCCTGCAGGCAGGCCATCGCCAGCTCATGCTCGCGATCGAAGTAGGAGGTGATGACCATTAGGCCACCCGGCTTCAGGCAGCCGAGGGCATTCCGGAAGAGCACCAGCCAAGTCCCGGGGTCATGCCAGTAGTTCTGGTGACGGATGAAGACGAGATCAAAGGGCGGGAGCTGCTTCATCCGGTCGGTGCGTGAGGCGTCGCCCGCGCGGAAATCGAGCTGCCATCCCGGCGGGGCAGCGGGAACCCAGCGGGCCTTGCCCTCGGCGGCCTCCACCGGGCGGAGGTCGATGCCGAGATAGAACAACTCTTTTGCGAAGGGAGCAGCGGCAGTCAAAAGCACCCCGGTTTCGTCCGCCCGGCCACAGGCAAGATTCAGGATCGCGGGTTTCTCCGGAGCGACCCAGCCCGCCGTGCGAAATGCCATCCTGAGAAGGTCGCCGAGGCGCTGGACGTCGGCCTCGATGCCGGGGTAGCTGAAGGGAATGGCCGGAGTCACCGCGCCGAAGTGAGCAGCCCCGCGGATGGGATTTCAAGTTTGTCTTCCCAAGCAAGTGCTGCTACTTAGGCTCGTTTTCCGCCCGAAAAGCTGAGCAAGATGGTTCCCGCTACTTCTCCTGTCCGCCCAGTCGATGCCTCCTTGCAGGCATCCATCGCCCATATTGCCAATCAATTTGCGATCCAAGGGGACTTCGTCGATGGGGAGGAGATCGAGAGCGGCCACATCAATTCGACCTATCGGGCGACCTTCGAGACCGCCGACGGCGACCGCCAGCGCTACATCCTGCAACGGATCAACGAGCGGGTTTTCAAAGACCCGGTGGCGGTGATGCGGAACGTGGAGTGCGTGACCCGTCATATCAACTGGAAGGTCCTGCGCGTGAAGAAGGACCTCGGCGGGCAGACGCTGAACCTCTATCCGGGGCGTGGTGGCAAGTCCTGGGTCATCGGACCAAATGGCGGAGTGTGGCGCTGCTACAATTCGATCGAGGGCTGCGTGACCTACGACATCATCGAGAATACACGTCAGGCCTACCAAGCCGCGCGGGCCTTCGGATCCTTCCAAGACCTGGTGAGCGACCTGCCCCCGAGCGAGATCGAGGAAACCATCCCGGATTTCCACCACACCCGGAAGCGCTTCGAGCGGCTGATGAAGATGGCCGATGCCGATCCACATGGCCGTGCCGGTTCGGTCGGCGAGGAGCTGGAGTTCGTGCGCCAGCGTGAAAGGGATGTGGACGTGGTGTTGGATCTCCTGGCCACCCACGCGATCCCGACCCGCATCACGCACAATGACACGAAGATCAACAACGTGATGATCGACGCTGATTCCGATGAAGCGGTCTGTGTGATCGATCTGGACACGGTGATGCCGGGGGCTTCGCTTTACGACTTTGGTGATCTGATCCGCACCGCCACCAGTCCGGCGGCAGAAGACGAGCAGGATCTTTCGAAGGTCGTGATGCAGATGCCGATGTTCGAAGCGCTGGTCGATGGCTACTTGGATGCCAGTTCCGATTTCATCAACGATGCGGAGGCCGAGCATCTCGCCTTCAGCGGCAAGCTGATCACCATGGAGACGGGTATCCGTTTCCTCACGGACTTCCTCGAAGGCGACGTTTATTTCAAAACCCATCGCGAAGGACACAATCTCGATCGCGCCCGAACCCAGCTGAAGCTCGTCGCGGAAATCGAGCGCCAGCAACATGCGATGGAGAAGTTTGTCGGGAAAGTGCGCAAAGGGCGGCGCTAGCGAAAATCGATCGCCGCCCCGCGCCATCCATTTTACCGCAGCCGATTGAGCCATCCCCTCACCTCGGGCGGACCAAGCGACGCACCCTACTGGCTGCTTGCGCCTTGGAAGACCCATGTGCGGGCCAAGACAAAGGTAAGGATCGCCTGCACGCCCAGAACAAGGGCGAGGCTGATCCGATAGTCGAGCGCGACATGATGCAGCATCCAGAGATAGGCCGCCTCATTGAAGGAAAAGGTGCCTAGGGCGACGACAAACATCCGAGCATAGGTAGCTGCCCCGCCGGGATGACGGAAAGTCCAGCCACGATGACCATAGTAGCTCACTTGAAAGGCCGCCAGGAATGCCAGCACGTTTGCCCCTGCCGGCGGCAGCCCCAGCGGAACGAGTGCCGCCACCACGCCCAGATGCACGAGCGAAGCGGCGGCACCCACACAACCGAAACGGAAAAATCTGAAGAGCAAAGAGGTCACGAGTCCCGTGTCTCTGCCGTGAAGCCGTGGCGCTCCGCGACCACGTAATTCGGGCGTCCCTTCACCTCGGTAAAGATCCGCGCGACGTATTCACCCAATATCCCGATCGAAAGCAGCTGCACACCGCCGAGAAAGCTCACGGCCACCGCCAGAGAAGCCCATCCCGGCACGTGGCTCCCCTGTGTAAGCGTCCTGAGGATGATCCATCCCGCATAGAGGATCGAACCGCTGGAAATCATCGTGCCCGCCGCGACCCACAGGCGAAGCGGAAAGGCGGAAAACGAGGTCAAGCCGGTCATCGCGAGATCGAAGAGCCGCGGGAAATTGAACTTCGATTTCCCCTCCCTTCTTTCTCCGTAGACGAAGGGCACTGCCACCGAACGGAAGCCCACCCAGTTATAGAGGCCCTTCATGAAGCGGCTGCGTTCCGGGAGATCCTTCAAGGCTTTCACCACCCTGCGATCCAGAAGGCGGAAGTCGCCTGCATCCGCGGGGATATCCACGGAAGACCATCGGCTAAGCGTCTTGTAGAACATGCGGCTCAGAAAGCGGCGCAAGGGCGGATCGGTATCACGGTTCGTCCGCAAGCCGTAAACCATGTCATAGCCCTGTTGCCACTTCCTGATGAATTCGTCGATGACATGGAAAGGCTGTTGGAAATCGGCATCGATGATGACCACCACCTCGCCGCCAGCTTCGTCCAGTCCCGCGCTGATCGCGGACTCCTTGCCGAAATTCCGGGAGAGCGAAAGCAGGCGTACTGGCAATCCGCCGGAAGCGGCGATCACTTCCAGACCGGTCCCGTCGCGGCTGCCGTCGTCCACCACGATCACGTCGTAATGTTCCGTCAGCGCGGAAAGATGTTCGCACAGCCCCGTGAGAAAGGCGGCGATGCCATCCTTCTCGTTAAATGCGGGTACCACGCAAGTGATGGAGGGCCGAACCGTGAGGGGAAGGCCGGCCACGGCCAATGTCGATGGCTTCATGTCAGTTTCCAATGGGTGACGTCTTCGAAGGATCGATGCCGGCCATGTCCGGCATATCGGTGCGTTCCAGATAGAGGGATGGGCCGGAGCCCCAGCTTCCTACCAGTTTGAGCCGCCTTTTCACGGGCGCGGGAACCATGGTCATCCACCAGGAAGGCAGTGCCACGAAACAGCGTCCCGGAGCATCCATCGCAGCCAGCAGTTCATTCGCCGAGGTGGTGCTCAACACCGAACCATCCGTGTAGAACTCCGCGGAATATTTACGGGGACCATAGTAGATGAGCAAATCGCCCGCCTTCCGTTCCTTTTTGAAACGTTGCACCAGGGATCTCTCCGAATGCTTCGGTGAATGCGAGGGAGCGATGACGGTGACCACGATGGCCCAGCAGACGAGGACGACCCCCATGCCAACGACCAGCCGGCCGGCAGGATGAAAGCGTTTCCAGAAAGGAAGACCTCCCTCCTGGGGAGGAATACCTGCAAGCAAAAGGGCCAGTGCCGGCAATGCGGGAAGCGGATAAGTCGCGATGATGTTCCGGGCGGAAGTGAAGAACGCGACCGGCCAGAGCAGCCACAGCACCCAGTAAAGCCCGCGGGCATCCTGATCCATCGCCCACAACCGGAAACGCTGCCAGCGGAAGGGAAGCAAGCCCAGCAGCCCAAGGCACCAGGGAGCCGATCCGAGCGCCAGATATACCCAGATCATTCCCGGCGTCACGGGATGGGCATTCCCGTAAAGATCCCCCTGCCAGCCACGCACCGTAAATCGCTTCCAATGCTCGCCGATCAGGAAGTACTCGATAAAGCCCGGGGTCTTCCTCTCCGCCGCCACATACCATGGCACCGACAAGGCCAGCATCAGCAAGACGCCTGTGATCCAAGGAATCTTCTCCCATGTCCTCCAGATGCTGCGCGTGAGAAACACCCAGCCCGCCAGGGGCGGCAGCACGATCACCAAGGCAAGCGGCCCCTTCGCCAACAGCCCGATGGCCAGCCCTGCAAAGAATCCGTAGCCGCTCCATCGTGATCCACTGCGAAGCGCTTCACGGAAGCACACCATCGAAAGCGTCGTCCCAAGCAGCAACGCGATATCCGTCATCACCGCGGCCGAGCAGAAGAAGAACAACGGCATTCCCATGAGGAAGGCGGGTGCCGCGACTGAAGCATTCCGGCCGAGTTCCCGTCTCGCGGCTCGCGACACCAGAAGGAGAACCATCAGCGCCGCCACAAAAAGAAAGATCCGCGAACCGAATTCATTCACCCCGAAAAGCGCGATGCCCAGGGCGGACATCCAGATCGAGAGCGGTGGTTTCGCCCAGAATGGCACCCCATAGTCGAACTGCGGTGTGATCCAGTCTCCCGTCTCCACCATCTTCCGCGCGATCTCCGCATAGCGGGATTCGGAAGGATCCGTATGCGGAGCCACCACCAGCAAAAGCACGCGGGCAATCAAGAGAAAGCCCAGCAACCATCCCATGCGGCTGCGAGGCGTGGCAGGTAAACTCATCGTGGCTATCGCTTAGCAGGCCGAAGATGAGAATCCGGTGAGCCGCGGAAATTTATGCGGAAATTTTCAGATCAGTGCCGAGGCCAAGCCAACACAAGCGCCCCTGTCACGATAAGCAAGGCACCCGCGGCCTGCTGCCAGCCCAGACGTTCCTTGAGAAAGACCACCGCGAGAAGGATCGCGAAAACCACGCCCAGCTTGTCGAGAGCAGCGACACGGGAAACCTCCCCGAGTTTCAACGCATGGAAATAGCACAGCCACGACGCGCCTGTCGCCAAGCCTGACAAAACGAGCGGAAGCCATGCTTGCCGGGGAATTTCCAGCACGGCCGACGGCTTCGCCGTTGCGAACGCGAGGCTCCAGACAAGGACCAGTACCACGCTGGTGCGTACCGCGATGGCGAGATTCGGATCGAGGTTTGCCACGCCCGCCTTCGCGAGGACGGCGGTGACTCCGGCGAAGAACGCGGAGAGCAAGGCCCATACAATCCAGCTCATGGAATGAAGTGGTTTATTTATCCTTCGTCCCGGTCTGACGCGGGGACCGAGAGGATGAATTCAATTTCGCCTTTCTCGCTCCGCGCCCGCAGATCTCCTCGCATCGCCTTCGCTGCCTCCAGGCTCAAGGTTAGTCCCACACCCAGATGCGAGCCCGCATCGTGACGGGAGGTCTCGCGGCGAAACAGCGGCTCGAAAAGGCGCTCCGTATCGATCGGCTCTTCTCCGGTCGTGTTCCTCACGGAAATTTCCGCCCGTCCATCCGCCTTGACCACCTTGATCCAGATCTCTCCGCGAGGACTGGTGTAGGAAATCGCGTTGTCGAAAAGATTGTTCAGGATGATGCGGAGAAGCGCGGGGTCAGCGACAGCCGTCAGGGGGTCTCCGGGAAGTAGAAGGTGGATACCCAAGCTCCGCGCCTCCGCCCTCAAGCCGAAAGGCTCCCAACAGGCTTCGATCGCCCCAATCAATTCGACGGGCTCCAGCACCGCGGGAGCCACATCGCTGCCGATGCGCGCCAGCGCGGAAAGACGTTTCACCAGTTCCCCGAGTTCCACCGCGGACTTCTGGCAAGTCTGCAGGTGGGCGGCATAAGTGGAGGCATCACGATTTTGCGAAAGCGCGAGATCGGTAGTGGCACGCAAGCCCGCGATGGGAGTCCGCAATTCATGCGCCGCATGGCGGATGAAGTCCTTCTCGCGTTGCCGGATGGCAGCTACCCTGGAGAGCAAGCGATTGAAGTGGGTCGCAAGGCCAGTCAGCTCACTAGGCAGGTCTTCCGGCAAATCCAAAGGCTCATCGAGACGATGCGAGGACCGGTCCTGCACCTGACCCGAGAGTTCGTAGATCGGTCGCAAGGAAGAGCCTACCGCGCGCTCAATGAGTACATACCCGAGCCCTAGGGTAAGCAAGCTCCCCCCGATCAGAATCCAGCGCAGATGCTGCAGGGCCCGATGCACCGGCTCCGCATCACGCGCCACCACGAGGATCTGGGGCAAGGTTTTCCGATCTACCAGGGTGCCGCGCGCCTTCATCGCCTCCACCTCCTCCTCGAGCACGAAGGGATAGATCCGCAGGCCGAGCGCCCGGGCATGATGGCCGTCCGAAAGCTGGATATTCCTCATCAGCGGAGCACCGTCCACGCCCGTGAACTTCGGCAGATCCCGCCAACGCAGTCCGGGCGAGCGGCTGGTGGATCCGGTCTTCTCGTTCCAGAATTGGAACAAGGCTCCCGCCACCAAAGTCTGATTCGCGCCGAGCCCCTCTTCCCATTCGTAGGTGATGGCATCGTTTTCCAGTTCCACCTGGTTTGCCAAAAGCGCCGCCGTCTCCTTGATGGCTTCGTCGGTCTCACTGTAAAGGCTGCTCTCCACCAGAAGATAGACCGTGGCCGAAAGCACACAGAGCAGGACTCCCACGCCGACCCCGCAACGGACAAGCAGCGAACGCCGGATGGAGGGAGAACTCATGGCAGGGTCGCTTCGAGCACGTAGCCTTGGCCACGGCGGGTCTGGATGAGGTCTGGTGCGCCCTCCGTATTCAGCTTCTTCCGGAGGTAGCTTACGTAGACATCCACGGCATTGCTGCTGCCACCCATGCCATCTTCAAAAACGTGCTC
This portion of the Luteolibacter luteus genome encodes:
- a CDS encoding glycosyltransferase family 2 protein, with protein sequence MKPSTLAVAGLPLTVRPSITCVVPAFNEKDGIAAFLTGLCEHLSALTEHYDVIVVDDGSRDGTGLEVIAASGGLPVRLLSLSRNFGKESAISAGLDEAGGEVVVIIDADFQQPFHVIDEFIRKWQQGYDMVYGLRTNRDTDPPLRRFLSRMFYKTLSRWSSVDIPADAGDFRLLDRRVVKALKDLPERSRFMKGLYNWVGFRSVAVPFVYGERREGKSKFNFPRLFDLAMTGLTSFSAFPLRLWVAAGTMISSGSILYAGWIILRTLTQGSHVPGWASLAVAVSFLGGVQLLSIGILGEYVARIFTEVKGRPNYVVAERHGFTAETRDS
- a CDS encoding ArnT family glycosyltransferase, with the protein product MSLPATPRSRMGWLLGFLLIARVLLLVVAPHTDPSESRYAEIARKMVETGDWITPQFDYGVPFWAKPPLSIWMSALGIALFGVNEFGSRIFLFVAALMVLLLVSRAARRELGRNASVAAPAFLMGMPLFFFCSAAVMTDIALLLGTTLSMVCFREALRSGSRWSGYGFFAGLAIGLLAKGPLALVIVLPPLAGWVFLTRSIWRTWEKIPWITGVLLMLALSVPWYVAAERKTPGFIEYFLIGEHWKRFTVRGWQGDLYGNAHPVTPGMIWVYLALGSAPWCLGLLGLLPFRWQRFRLWAMDQDARGLYWVLWLLWPVAFFTSARNIIATYPLPALPALALLLAGIPPQEGGLPFWKRFHPAGRLVVGMGVVLVCWAIVVTVIAPSHSPKHSERSLVQRFKKERKAGDLLIYYGPRKYSAEFYTDGSVLSTTSANELLAAMDAPGRCFVALPSWWMTMVPAPVKRRLKLVGSWGSGPSLYLERTDMPDMAGIDPSKTSPIGN
- a CDS encoding EamA family transporter translates to MSWIVWALLSAFFAGVTAVLAKAGVANLDPNLAIAVRTSVVLVLVWSLAFATAKPSAVLEIPRQAWLPLVLSGLATGASWLCYFHALKLGEVSRVAALDKLGVVFAILLAVVFLKERLGWQQAAGALLIVTGALVLAWPRH
- a CDS encoding sensor histidine kinase — encoded protein: MSSPSIRRSLLVRCGVGVGVLLCVLSATVYLLVESSLYSETDEAIKETAALLANQVELENDAITYEWEEGLGANQTLVAGALFQFWNEKTGSTSRSPGLRWRDLPKFTGVDGAPLMRNIQLSDGHHARALGLRIYPFVLEEEVEAMKARGTLVDRKTLPQILVVARDAEPVHRALQHLRWILIGGSLLTLGLGYVLIERAVGSSLRPIYELSGQVQDRSSHRLDEPLDLPEDLPSELTGLATHFNRLLSRVAAIRQREKDFIRHAAHELRTPIAGLRATTDLALSQNRDASTYAAHLQTCQKSAVELGELVKRLSALARIGSDVAPAVLEPVELIGAIEACWEPFGLRAEARSLGIHLLLPGDPLTAVADPALLRIILNNLFDNAISYTSPRGEIWIKVVKADGRAEISVRNTTGEEPIDTERLFEPLFRRETSRHDAGSHLGVGLTLSLEAAKAMRGDLRARSEKGEIEFILSVPASDRDEG